The following coding sequences lie in one Lentilactobacillus sp. SPB1-3 genomic window:
- a CDS encoding winged helix-turn-helix domain-containing protein codes for MYLNLNEITVLKFIAQSFNNNPTSHPETAISMQTSISENNAREILENLIDQKLVRQLFKNDDNNSRYEITNRGTNLLNDIETSDRKEKIREFRDWVWPIVTATIAGIISVLVK; via the coding sequence ATGTACTTAAATCTAAATGAAATTACCGTACTTAAATTCATCGCCCAAAGCTTTAACAACAATCCAACTAGCCACCCAGAGACAGCTATTAGCATGCAAACATCAATTTCTGAAAATAATGCTAGAGAGATTTTAGAAAATCTAATTGATCAAAAGTTAGTTAGACAGTTATTTAAAAACGATGATAATAACAGCAGGTATGAGATTACTAATCGTGGCACAAATTTATTAAATGACATCGAAACCTCTGACAGAAAAGAAAAGATTAGAGAATTCCGTGATTGGGTTTGGCCGATTGTTACAGCAACGATTGCTGGAATTATTTCAGTTTTAGTTAAATAA
- a CDS encoding putative HNHc nuclease, with translation MQRAPAKIEDGKLIIDLPHELNADHIETVTRGNGQLFVDFEIADPRRSRPQQRRLFFALLNDITRHFWWVGADFLKAMFYNQFYFYTAGKEISLSNDSESSVSDVNQLLDLVIDFMFEWHVPFKKGYELLPKDEQYYLYECLRHRVCCICGQEHADIHHYQAVGNRSRKQVDHRKLSFICLCRKHHELIHSMGGQSFLDYFHVKPITLGEDDLINLRIMTKKQMDYWDARYARK, from the coding sequence ATGCAAAGAGCCCCCGCCAAAATTGAAGACGGCAAGTTGATTATCGATTTGCCACACGAATTGAACGCCGATCATATCGAGACAGTAACTAGAGGTAATGGCCAGTTGTTTGTTGACTTTGAGATTGCTGACCCGAGACGGAGCAGGCCACAACAACGGCGGTTGTTCTTTGCATTATTAAATGACATCACGAGACACTTTTGGTGGGTAGGAGCGGACTTTCTAAAGGCCATGTTCTACAACCAGTTTTACTTTTACACAGCTGGAAAAGAGATCAGCCTGTCAAACGATTCAGAATCTTCCGTGAGCGATGTTAATCAGTTACTAGATCTAGTTATCGACTTCATGTTCGAGTGGCATGTGCCGTTCAAGAAGGGTTATGAGCTATTGCCTAAGGACGAACAATATTACTTGTATGAATGTTTGCGCCACCGTGTGTGTTGTATCTGTGGGCAAGAGCATGCGGACATCCACCACTATCAAGCAGTGGGCAATCGGAGCCGAAAGCAAGTCGATCATCGAAAATTATCGTTTATATGCCTCTGTCGGAAACATCACGAGTTGATCCACAGCATGGGTGGGCAATCGTTTCTAGATTATTTCCACGTTAAACCAATCACGTTAGGCGAAGACGATTTGATTAATTTGCGCATCATGACGAAAAAACAAATGGATTACTGGGACGCACGATACGCTAGGAAGTGA
- a CDS encoding DUF1071 domain-containing protein, translated as MTEAKKKESLFEQLSKINVSDHLENKGNMNLKYLSWVWAWQKIKEIDPDAKREYTKFKEYDFKTGQLTGRDVDYCKTDTGTYVECTLTIKGQSETETLYVMDFKNKAVLEPTQDQINKAKQRCFVKAAALHGLGLYVYAGEDLPEREHNQAKPKPQPTLASDKDRNELISEIKSLSLLNNQDNKTNLKRLMDNLKIKNWEKMSASQAVDMKNLIKAESTKLMDTSNALDLEEVK; from the coding sequence ATGACCGAAGCAAAAAAGAAAGAAAGCTTGTTTGAACAATTAAGTAAAATCAACGTGTCAGACCATCTAGAAAATAAAGGCAACATGAATCTGAAGTATCTATCATGGGTCTGGGCATGGCAGAAAATTAAAGAAATAGATCCAGATGCTAAACGTGAGTATACCAAATTCAAAGAATATGACTTTAAAACTGGTCAATTAACTGGTCGTGATGTTGATTACTGCAAGACTGATACTGGAACATATGTAGAATGCACGCTGACAATTAAGGGTCAGTCTGAAACTGAAACGCTGTATGTAATGGATTTCAAAAACAAAGCAGTTCTTGAACCAACTCAAGACCAAATTAACAAGGCTAAGCAACGTTGCTTCGTTAAAGCTGCTGCCTTACATGGATTAGGACTTTATGTTTACGCCGGTGAAGATTTGCCTGAACGAGAACATAACCAAGCTAAACCAAAGCCACAGCCAACTTTAGCAAGTGATAAAGACAGGAATGAATTAATCAGTGAGATTAAATCACTATCGTTGCTAAACAACCAAGATAACAAAACTAATCTAAAACGACTAATGGATAACCTGAAAATTAAAAATTGGGAAAAGATGAGTGCTAGTCAAGCCGTAGATATGAAGAACTTAATCAAAGCAGAATCCACAAAGTTAATGGATACCAGTAACGCACTAGATTTAGAGGAGGTCAAATAA
- a CDS encoding single-stranded DNA-binding protein — protein MRQITISGNLGSDPLLNTTSGTPVANFSVAVRKNRPDKGTNNYGTDWFRCSVWGKRANTIEQFYKKGSHVTVTGTFELTEYEGKPQLNINVNDFDLPDAKPVVNQADDELEISDDELPF, from the coding sequence ATGCGACAGATAACAATTTCAGGAAACTTAGGGAGTGATCCCTTACTTAATACCACTAGTGGCACCCCAGTAGCAAACTTTAGCGTAGCTGTTCGCAAGAACCGTCCTGATAAAGGCACAAACAACTATGGTACCGATTGGTTCAGATGTTCCGTTTGGGGCAAGCGAGCAAATACCATTGAGCAGTTTTACAAGAAAGGCAGTCACGTAACAGTTACTGGTACTTTCGAGTTAACCGAGTATGAGGGCAAGCCACAGTTAAACATCAACGTTAATGACTTTGATTTACCTGATGCTAAGCCGGTGGTGAATCAAGCAGATGATGAGCTTGAAATTAGTGATGACGAATTACCCTTCTAA
- a CDS encoding type II toxin-antitoxin system RelE family toxin, whose product MSYSLEFTREAQRSLRKMDKHQATLITRWLYQHVDGIDDPRSIGKGLTANRSGQWRYRVGNYRVICEIEDDELIVTAINIGHRRNIYD is encoded by the coding sequence TTGAGTTATTCACTAGAATTTACCAGGGAAGCTCAACGATCATTACGTAAAATGGATAAACACCAAGCAACGTTAATAACTCGCTGGTTGTATCAGCATGTAGATGGTATTGATGATCCGCGATCTATTGGCAAAGGATTAACTGCCAATCGTTCGGGTCAATGGCGATATCGAGTCGGTAACTATCGAGTCATCTGTGAAATTGAGGATGACGAATTAATTGTCACGGCCATAAATATTGGCCATCGCAGAAACATCTACGATTAA
- a CDS encoding replicative DNA helicase, whose product MNNEERVISILLNRPANRLVTKINAEWFEQPTLRFVYEAIMQLDPEQVNSLTIMGQVKYNHPNADVSSSKLNELKNQFITDSQLEMYVMQMRYRYLVKDLQNKSNQYINAPVSANLEELKNVIGLLENVKQINDDGDLQQTIEQLEQDIDHERPTGIKTLSQLDKVFNGGLYGGMLFTIGARPSVGKTAFSANLAYEITSQKPNVHVDFFTLEMTKREMVNRMVSIETGINSGALKNPYFLNDKQKEFIRLSLDNYRKKFIRVYDTEFNLPDILRIIRKNAAKSKPNEYVAIIDYIGLVNVPGNQERYLQVGEVTRQLKQTANEFDIPIIALAQLSRQIENRQDKRPTLSDLRESGSIEQDSSAVGFLYCPDEEIRNIECLSIQKNREGGLADIDLNFNREKMRFKEIPKEAIR is encoded by the coding sequence ATGAATAACGAAGAGCGAGTAATCAGCATCTTGCTTAACCGCCCAGCTAACCGACTGGTGACCAAGATAAATGCCGAGTGGTTTGAACAACCCACTTTGCGCTTTGTTTACGAAGCCATTATGCAGCTAGACCCAGAGCAGGTTAACTCGCTGACGATTATGGGTCAGGTTAAGTACAATCACCCAAACGCTGACGTATCTTCAAGCAAGCTCAATGAGCTTAAAAACCAGTTCATCACTGACAGCCAGCTAGAGATGTATGTGATGCAGATGCGTTATCGGTACTTGGTTAAGGACTTACAAAATAAGTCTAACCAGTACATCAATGCCCCAGTATCAGCAAATCTAGAAGAGCTGAAAAACGTGATTGGCTTGCTAGAAAACGTGAAGCAAATCAATGATGACGGCGATTTACAGCAAACCATTGAGCAACTGGAGCAAGATATTGACCACGAGCGGCCAACTGGCATTAAAACCTTATCGCAGTTAGACAAGGTGTTTAACGGAGGCTTATACGGAGGCATGCTGTTTACGATTGGTGCTAGACCTTCGGTTGGTAAGACAGCCTTTTCAGCTAATCTTGCTTATGAAATTACTAGTCAAAAACCTAATGTTCATGTGGACTTTTTCACGCTAGAAATGACGAAGCGAGAAATGGTTAACCGTATGGTCAGTATCGAGACAGGGATTAATTCCGGAGCATTAAAAAATCCATATTTTCTAAACGATAAGCAAAAGGAATTTATTCGATTAAGCCTTGATAATTACCGCAAAAAGTTCATTCGAGTGTATGATACCGAATTTAACTTGCCAGATATTCTACGAATCATTCGTAAAAATGCTGCTAAGTCTAAGCCTAACGAATATGTTGCTATTATTGATTACATCGGTTTAGTTAATGTGCCGGGCAATCAAGAGCGCTACTTGCAGGTTGGGGAAGTTACTCGCCAACTTAAGCAAACTGCTAATGAATTTGATATCCCAATCATTGCTTTAGCCCAGCTTAGTCGCCAAATTGAAAATCGGCAGGATAAACGTCCAACACTATCTGACCTAAGAGAGTCAGGGTCCATTGAGCAAGACAGTTCAGCTGTGGGCTTTCTGTACTGCCCAGATGAAGAGATTCGCAACATCGAGTGTCTTTCAATTCAAAAGAACCGTGAGGGTGGGTTAGCAGATATTGACCTGAACTTCAACCGAGAAAAAATGCGCTTCAAAGAAATCCCTAAGGAGGCAATTAGATGA
- a CDS encoding siphovirus Gp157 family protein, whose translation MQTSLYDLTQAINDLKSRDDLELEIIKDTLDSLQDTRDQKLDNISNWIDDLQKDVDWDIKKAKEYQDDKKHKQNKIDSLKRYVSDVMTDAGISNLQTDNHKLGFGRLSYHVEVPDLTKLPVDYINSKTVYTANKAKIQADIKAGKEITGASLEGNRKLKIL comes from the coding sequence ATGCAAACCAGTTTATATGATTTAACTCAAGCGATTAACGATTTGAAAAGTAGAGACGATCTAGAACTTGAAATAATTAAGGATACTCTCGACAGTCTGCAAGATACCAGAGACCAGAAGCTAGATAACATTAGCAACTGGATAGATGACCTACAAAAGGATGTCGACTGGGATATCAAGAAAGCCAAAGAATACCAAGATGATAAAAAACATAAGCAAAACAAGATTGATAGTCTCAAACGTTATGTATCTGATGTGATGACTGACGCAGGTATTAGCAACCTACAGACCGATAATCACAAGTTAGGGTTCGGGCGTTTATCCTACCACGTTGAAGTACCTGATTTGACTAAACTACCAGTCGATTATATCAACTCAAAGACCGTATACACGGCCAATAAAGCCAAGATACAAGCTGACATTAAAGCGGGTAAAGAAATCACTGGTGCAAGCCTAGAAGGCAACCGCAAACTGAAAATCCTATAG
- a CDS encoding RusA family crossover junction endodeoxyribonuclease, producing MVKIVIPGELLALNQYSDAERGNRYHGSNLKRYYTTICSMYTKKAMHEGLKVTGKIDIYCHWYMKDKRKDKDNIRFAIKFIQDGMKQAGLIKNDGWKEIGNYYDEFSVDKDNPRVEVEIKKHEKM from the coding sequence ATGGTCAAAATAGTTATTCCAGGTGAACTCCTAGCTTTGAACCAATACTCCGACGCCGAACGGGGCAATCGGTATCACGGTAGCAATTTAAAACGCTACTACACCACTATCTGTTCGATGTACACCAAAAAAGCCATGCACGAGGGACTTAAAGTGACTGGCAAGATTGATATCTATTGTCACTGGTACATGAAGGACAAACGTAAAGACAAAGATAATATCCGGTTTGCCATTAAGTTTATCCAAGATGGCATGAAGCAGGCTGGTTTGATTAAAAATGATGGCTGGAAAGAGATTGGCAATTATTATGACGAATTCTCGGTGGATAAAGACAACCCAAGAGTTGAAGTCGAGATTAAGAAACATGAGAAGATGTGA